A stretch of Cucumis sativus cultivar 9930 chromosome 2, Cucumber_9930_V3, whole genome shotgun sequence DNA encodes these proteins:
- the LOC101208383 gene encoding UPF0481 protein At3g47200, translating to MEINVYDESNNNTTKSRDEEIKVIYDRMVGSVNQSMFREISRSASSFSKERSIYMVPKLLRKGNPKAYSPQVISIGPLHYYRTQNDLIKEKKGSYVLNFLTVAKLDWNEMIKKFLSWEERARNYYVETIEMKRDEFIQLLIYDSCFVVMYVIGSMVAEFRDLDTSFLWRFSNGIFKDLLLLENQLPFFLLNHLYNLCASAQPSLKDISFIELLRGYFSKVREGMSYVKEGYFDIDASAVNHLVDFLRIHLTQPRHIPHFFGLSVDDFLSSWPLTATELHECGISFHGQKKCMMNVSFKERRGVLKMPKIIIDDSFEILFRNMIAYEYCHLKSKDASNFGMFMHFLINTNEDVSLLVDDGIIQNQLGSTKEIVVLFSDLCKNIMIERNFYSIACWRMKEYCKHRRHRWMTSLKRDYFGTPWAFISFVAAVLLLLLTLLQTVVAFIALYK from the coding sequence ATGGAAATCAACGTCTATGatgaatcaaataacaataCTACCAAGTcaagagatgaagaaatcaAAGTGATTTATGATCGAATGGTAGGATCTGTTAACCAATCCATGTTTCGAGAAATTTCAAGAAGTGcttcatcattttctaaagAACGTAGCATATACATGGTTCCCAAGCTTTTGCGCAAGGGAAACCCAAAAGCGTATAGTCCCCAAGTTATTTCCATCGGTCCTCTTCATTATTATCGCACTCAAAATGACTtgattaaagagaaaaaaggcAGCTATGTTCTAAACTTTCTTACTGTTGCAAAACTGGATTGGAATGAGatgataaagaaatttttaagTTGGGAAGAAAGAGCCCGCAACTATTATGTCGAAACCATCgaaatgaaaagagatgaGTTCATACAACTTCTAATCTATGACAGTTGTTTCGTGGTTATGTATGTCATCGGTTCTATGGTTGCCGAGTTTCGGGACCTCGACACATCGTTTTTATGGAGATTCAGTAATGGAATATTTAAAGATCTTCTTCTACTTGAAAACCAActtcctttcttccttctcaatCATCTTTACAACTTGTGCGCCTCTGCTCAACCTTCACTGAAAGATATCTCTTTCATTGAATTACTGCGTGGATATTTCAGTAAAGTCCGTGAAGGGATGAGTTATGTCAAAGAAGGCTATTTCGACATAGACGCTAGTGCAGTGAACCATCTTGTTGATTTTCTAAGAATACATTTAACCCAACCTCGTCATATTCCACATTTCTTCGGCCTTTCGGTCGACGATTTCCTCTCCAGTTGGCCGCTCACTGCCACTGAGCTTCATGAATGTGGCATTTCTTTTCATGGTCAAAAGAAATGCATGATGAACGTGTCTTTTAAAGAACGTAGAGGAGTTCTCAAAATGCCGAAGATCATAATAGATGACAGTTTCGAAATCCTTTTTAGAAACATGATAGCTTATGAGTATTGTCATCTGAAGAGTAAGGATGCAAGTAACTTTGGTATGTTCATGCATTTTTTGATCAACACCAACGAGGATGTGAGTTTGCTTGTTGACGATGGGATTATACAAAACCAGTTGGGAAGCACAAAAGAAATTGTTGTGTTATTTAGTGACCTTTGTAAGAACATTATGATTGAAAGGAACTTTTACAGCATTGCGTGTTggagaatgaaagaatattGCAAGCATCGTCGACACCGGTGGATGACTTCCTTGAAACGCGACTATTTTGGTACGCCATGGGCCTTTATCTCCTTTGTCGCTGCTGTCCTCCTCCTTCTACTCACTCTCTTGCAAACTGTGGTAGCTTTCATTGCATTATATAAGTGA
- the LOC101217578 gene encoding probable sugar phosphate/phosphate translocator At2g25520, with the protein MGKGGALSESVVKKILLSYAYVGIWIFLSFTVIVYNKFILDKKMYNWPFPISLTMIHMGFCSSLAFIIIRVFKLVEPVSMSKELYISSVLPIGALYAFSLWLSNSAYIFLSVSFIQMLKALMPVAVYSIGVLFKKEAFKSDTLFNMLSISFGVAVAAYGEAQFNAWGVFLQLSAVAFEATRLVMIQILLTSKGISLNPITSLYYVAPCCFVFLLVPWVFVEYPILKETSTFRFDFLVFGTNSLCAFALNLAVFLLVGKTSALTMNVAGVVKDWLLIAFSWSVIKDTVTPINLFGYGLAFLGVAYYNHSKLQALKAKESQKKPAAADEEAGRLLEEKNAGDGTGK; encoded by the coding sequence ATGGGGAAAGGCGGTGCTCTCAGCGAAAGCGTCGTCAAAAAAATTCTCCTCTCCTACGCCTACGTCGGAATATGGATCTTCCTAAGCTTCACAGTCATCGTCTACAACAAATTTATTCTCGACAAAAAGATGTACAATTGGCCATTCCCAATCTCCCTCACCATGATCCACATGGGTTTTTGTTCTTCCTTAGCCTTCATAATCATCCGCGTCTTCAAGCTCGTCGAGCCCGTTTCAATGTCTAAAGAACTGTACATCTCATCTGTTCTTCCTATCGGTGCTCTCTACGCCTTCTCCCTCTGGCTCTCAAATTCCGCTTACATCTTCCTATCTGTTTCCTTCATTCAAATGCTTAAAGCACTTATGCCCGTCGCCGTCTACTCCATCGGCGTTCTCTTCAAAAAAGAGGCATTCAAATCCGATACTCTGTTCAACatgctttcaatttcatttgggGTAGCTGTCGCCGCCTACGGCGAGGCTCAATTCAATGCTTGGGGggtttttcttcaattgaGTGCTGTAGCTTTTGAAGCTACAAGACTTgttatgattcaaattttgctTACTTCTAAAGGGATTTCTCTGAATCCGATTACCTCTCTGTATTACGTTGCCCcctgttgttttgtttttcttttggtgcCGTGGGTGTTCGTGGAATACCCAATTTTGAAGGAGACTTCTACTTTTCGATTCGACTTCTTGGTTTTTGGGACTAATTCTCTCTGCGCTTTTGCGTTGAATTTGGCTGTGTTTTTGCTTGTGGGGAAGACTTCCGCGTTGACGATGAATGTTGCCGGAGTTGTCAAGGATTGGTTGTTGATTGCCTTTTCGTGGTCGGTGATTAAGGATACGGTAACTCCGATCAATTTGTTTGGATATGGGCTTGCGTTTTTGGGAGTTGCGTATTATAACCACTCCAAATTACAAGCTTTGAAAGCTAAGGAATCGCAGAAGAAACCGGCGGCGGCCGATGAGGAGGCCGGAAGATTGTTGGAAGAGAAAAACGCCGGCGATGGAACGGGGAAGTGA
- the LOC101217815 gene encoding adenine nucleotide transporter BT1, chloroplastic/mitochondrial yields the protein MGRKEFRVFDDSNHGGFFTVSGLGSQCRLHQDESFLPGGLFASVGQMGVGFGISPDSSNPRNNGGNKLAYTDLYMKYLSWVEGFRIHGANEDEGVVKKKKGGLRLKVKVANPSLRRLMSGAVAGAVSRTCVAPLETIRTHLMVGSSGNSTTEVFHNIMQTDGWKGLFRGNFVNIIRVAPSKAIELFVYDTVNKNLSPKPGEPSKLPISASFVAGACAGVSSTLCTYPLELLKTRLTIQRDAYNGLFDAFLKILREEGPAELYRGLAPSLIGVIPYSATNYFAYDTLRKAYRKICKKERIGNIETLLIGSAAGAFSSSVTFPLEVARKQMQVGALSGRQVYKNVIHALVSIFEKEGIPGLFRGLGPSCMKLVPAAGISFMCYEACKRILVEDDSED from the exons ATGGGTAGGAAGGAATTTCGAGTTTTCGATGATTCCAATCATGGTGGGTTCTTCACGGTTTCTGGTTTGGGATCTCAATGTCGTCTCCATCAAGATGAATCTTTTCTTCCTGGTGGCTTATTTGCAAGCGTGGGGCAGATGGGTGTTGGCTTTGGAATTTCTCCAGATTCTTCCAATCCTCGCAACAATGGCGGCAATAAACTTGCTTACACCGATTTGTACATGAAGTACTTATCTTGGGTTGAGGGTTTTCGGATTCATGGGGCTAACGAAGACGAAGGggttgtgaagaagaagaaaggtgGGCTTAGATTGAAAGTTAAAGTTGCTAATCCTTCACTGAGGAGGCTGATGAGTGGTGCTGTTGCCGGGGCTGTCTCTAGGACTTGCGTGGCACCATTGGAGACAATAAGGACACATCTAATGGTGGGGAGTAGTGGAAATTCTACCACAGAAGTGTTTCATAATATCATGCAAACTGATGGGTGGAAGGGGCTGTTTAGGGGAAATTTTGTTAACATCATTCGTGTTGCTCCTAGCAAAGCTATTGAG CTCTTTGTGTATGACACAGTCAACAAGAATTTGTCACCTAAACCGGGTGAGCCTTCAAAACTTCCAATTTCTGCCTCATTTGTCGCTGGGGCCTGTGCAGGAGTTAGCTCAACATTATGCACATATCCTCTTGAGCTACTCAAAACCCGGTTGACTATTCAG AGAGATGCATACAACGGTCTATTTGATGCATTCTTAAAGATACTTAGAGAAGAGGGGCCTGCCGAACTCTACAGAGGCCTTGCCCCTAGTCTCATTGGTGTAATTCCGTATTCTGCGACTAATTATTTTGCTTACGACACATTACGGAAAGCCTATCGAAAAATTTGTAAGAAAGAGAGGATTGGAAACATCGAAACCCTTTTGATTGGTTCAGCAGCTGGTGCTTTCTCAAGCAGCGTTACATTCCCACTCGAAGTAGCACGTAAGCAAATGCAGGTGGGAGCTTTGAGCGGAAGACAAGTTTACAAGAATGTCATTCATGCACTTGTAAGCATATTCGAGAAAGAAGGCATTCCAGGGCTATTCAGAGGGCTCGGTCCCAGCTGTATGAAGTTGGTTCCTGCTGCTGGGATTTCTTTCATGTGCTACGAGGCATGCAAGAGGATCCTCGTCGAAGACGACAGTGAAGACTGA
- the LOC101217346 gene encoding DEAD-box ATP-dependent RNA helicase 56, translating to MGETRDNEYEEELLDYEEEEEKAPDSVGAKVNGEAGKKGYVGIHSSGFRDFLLKPELLRAIVDSGFEHPSEVQHECIPQAILGMDVICQAKSGMGKTAVFVLSTLQQIDPVAGQVSALVLCHTRELAYQICHEFERFSTYLPDLKVAVFYGGVNIKIHKDLLKNECPHIVVGTPGRILALSRDKDLSLKNVRHFILDECDKMLESLDMRRDVQEIFKMTPHDKQVMMFSATLSKEIRPVCKKFMQDPMEIYVDDEAKLTLHGLVQHYIKLSEMEKNRKLNDLLDALDFNQVVIFVKSVNRAAELDKLLVECNFPSICIHSGMSQEERLTRYKGFKEGHKRILVATDLVGRGIDIERVNIVINYDMPDSADTYLHRVGRAGRFGTKGLAITFVSSAADSDVLNNVQERFEVDIKELPEQIDTSTYMPS from the exons ATGGGAGAAACAAGAGACAACGAATATGAGGAAGAGCTCCTCGACTacgaggaagaagaagagaaggccCCCGATTCCGTTGGAGCTAAAGTCAACGGTGAAGCTGGAAAGAA GGGTTATGTCGGAATTCATAGTTCGGGATTCAGAGACTTCCTATTGAAGCCAGAGCTTCTCCGTGCTATTGTAGACTCTGGATTTGAGCATCCATCTGAAG TACAACATGAATGTATTCCCCAAGCTATCCTCGGCATGGATGTTATTTGTCAAGCTAAATCTGGTATGGGTAAAACTGCTGTTTTTGTTCTGTCAACACTGCAGCAGATTGACCCTGTGGCTGGTCAAGTATCTGCTCTAGTTCTGTGCCATACTAGGGAGCTTGCATACCAG ATCTGTCATGAGTTCGAAAGGTTCAGCACTTATCTTCCGGATCTGAAGGTTGCTGTCTTCTATGGTGGAgtgaatattaaaattcacaaaGATCTTCTGAAAAATGAATGTCCTCATATTGTTGTTGGAACACCCGGAAGGATATTGGCACTGTCAAGAGATAAAGACCTATCCCTGAAGAATGTCCGACATTTTATCTTGGATGAGTGTGACAAGATGCTTGAGTCACTTg ATATGCGGAGGGATGTACAGGAGATCTTCAAGATGACTCCTCACGACAAACAAGTTATGATGTTTTCTGCAACACTTAGCAAAGAAATCCGCCCAGTTTGCAAGAAGTTTATGCAAGAT CCAATGGAAATATATGTAGATGATGAGGCAAAGCTGACATTGCATGGTCTTGTCCAG CACTACATCAAATTGAGCGAGATGGAGAAAAATAGGAAGTTGAACGACCTTCTTGATGCATTGGACTTCAATCAAGttgttatttttgtcaaaagtGTTAATAGGGCAGCGGAGCTAGATAAGTTGTTGGTGGAGTGTAACTTTCCCTCTATATGCATCCACTCTGGCATGTCGCAGGAAGAGAG GTTGACTCGATACAAAGGTTTTAAGGAAGGACATAAGCGGATTCTTGTGGCTACAGATTTGGTTGGTCGAGGAATTGACATTGAACGTGTAAACATTGTGATCAATTATGACATGCCAGATTCTGCTGATACATATCTGCACAGG GTTGGCAGAGCTGGTAGATTTGGCACCAAAGGGCTTGCAATTACTTTTGTATCATCTGCAGCTGATTCTGATGTTCTCAATAAT GTTCAAGAAAGGTTTGAAGTCGATATTAAGGAGCTTCCAGAGCAGATCGACACCTCCACTTACA TGCCATCATAA
- the LOC101208140 gene encoding uncharacterized protein LOC101208140 → MPSISLEELHLYHSIDREIFSRLLIQLSRDPAQSLLIISLWLWLEEQGVTNFIFRIMPLSDPSLNSLANEAVFCLSCLDSNNQPGCPHPTTVLPATSKAAGRDIPVEMFVQNRFRAISGVKYFLTNVCARIFTDILEIVLGRNNSQPNEALVIHGFPHPIFGSITIIPKSLDQDFPTGGLWGWPSADAGMSEDDRTLFLTFSRGFPVTAEEVKGLFVQAFGDCVESIQMEEVEAGEQPLYARMVMSSVVPVDQILDGKRIAKFRINGKHIWARKYERRSELLM, encoded by the coding sequence ATGCCCTCCATAAGCTTAGAAGAACTCCATCTTTACCACTCCATTGACAGAGAAATCTTCTCCCGTTTACTCATTCAACTCTCTCGAGACCCCGCCCAGTCTCTTCTAATCATTTCTCTTTGGCTATGGCTTGAAGAACAAGGCGTcaccaatttcattttcagaATCATGCCTCTCTCCGACCCTTCATTGAATTCTCTAGCCAATGAAGCTGTTTTCTGTCTCAGCTGCTTAGATTCCAACAACCAACCCGGCTGCCCCCACCCCACCACCGTGCTTCCGGCCACCTCCAAGGCGGCCGGAAGAGATATTCCGGTTGAAATGTTTGTCCAAAACCGTTTCAGAGCAATCAGTGGGGTGAAGTACTTTCTCACCAATGTCTGTGCTCGGATTTTCACCGACATTTTGGAGATTGTTTTGGGTAGAAATAATTCTCAACCGAATGAGGCTTTAGTGATTCATGGATTCCCGCATCCGATTTTTGGTTCGATCACAATCATCCCAAAATCCTTGGATCAAGACTTCCCGACCGGTGGGTTGTGGGGGTGGCCGTCAGCGGACGCCGGCATGTCGGAAGACGACCGGACTCTGTTTCTAACATTTTCACGAGGCTTTCCGGTGACGGCAGAGGAGGTGAAGGGGCTATTTGTACAGGCGTTTGGAGATTGTGTTGAGAGTATTCAGATGGAGGAAGTTGAGGCCGGGGAGCAGCCGTTGTATGCTCGAATGGTGATGAGTTCGGTGGTCCCCGTCGATCAGATTCTCGACGGGAAGCGAATTGCTAAGTTCCGTATTAATGGGAAACACATTTGGGCTCGAAAGTATGAGAGAAGATCGGAGTTATTGATGTGA
- the LOC101208867 gene encoding EG45-like domain containing protein 2 → MALFFFFFFLLIFKHISMALADIGTASSYGPPYLPTQCNGNSVEQFPPGNLFVAVNEGLWDNGAACGRRYRLRCLSGRNRPCKTDIIEVQVVNFCPKSPCPSSFLMSKEAFFAISRFPTAKLNVEYIEI, encoded by the exons ATggctctcttcttcttcttcttcttcttactgATCTTCAAACACATTTCCATGGCTCTTGCAGACATTGGCACTGCCTCATCCTATGGCCCCCCATATCTTC CCACACAGTGTAACGGGAATAGCGTCGAACAGTTTCCTCCCGGCAACCTCTTTGTCGCAGTCAACGAAGGGTTGTGGGATAATGGTGCTGCCTGCGGTCGACGATATAGATTACGGTGTTTGAGTGGTCGAAATCGCCCATGCAAGACCGACATCATCGAAGTTCAAGTCGTGAACTTTTGCCCTAAGTCCCCATGcccttcttcctttctcatGTCCAAAGAGGCTTTCTTCGCCATCTCTCGCTTCCCTACTGCTAAACTCAACGTTGAATACATTGA GATATAA
- the LOC101208624 gene encoding pentatricopeptide repeat-containing protein At4g21065 — MQSQFTKPKLLRTINNVLASSTPNPRAPEQNCLALLQACNALPKLTQIHTHILKLGLHNNPLVLTKFASISSLIHATDYAASFLFSAEADTRLYDAFLFNTLIRAYAQTGHSKDKALALYGIMLHDAILPNKFTYPFVLKACAGLEVLNLGQTVHGSVVKFGFDCDIHVQNTMVHMYSCCAGGINSARKVFDEMPKSDSVTWSAMIGGYARVGRSTEAVALFREMQMAEVCPDEITMVSMLSACTDLGALELGKWIEAYIERHEIHKPVEVSNALIDMFAKCGDISKALKLFRAMNEKTIVSWTSVIVGMAMHGRGQEATCLFEEMTSSGVAPDDVAFIGLLSACSHSGLVERGREYFGSMMKKYKLVPKIEHYGCMVDMYCRTGLVKEALEFVRNMPIEPNPVILRTLVSACRGHGEFKLGEKITKLLMKHEPLHESNYVLLSNIYAKTLSWEKKTKIREVMEVKGMKKVPGSTMIEIDNEIYEFVAGDKSHKQHKEIYEMVDEMGREMKKSGYRPSTSEVLLDINEEDKEDSLNRHSEKLAIAFGLLRTPPGTPIRIVKNLRVCSDCHSASKFISKIYDREIIMRDRNRFHHFKSGQCSCGDFW, encoded by the coding sequence ATGCAATCTCAATTCACAAAACCCAAGCTATTACGTACAATCAACAATGTTTTAGCTTCTTCTACACCTAACCCTCGTGCACCGGAGCAGAATTGTTTAGCCCTTCTTCAGGCCTGTAACGCGCTACCCAAGCTCACCCAAATCCATACTCACATTCTCAAGTTGGGTCTCCACAACAACCCACTCGTTCTCACCAAATTCGcctccatttcttctcttattcATGCTACTGACTACGCTGCCTCTTTCTTGTTCTCTGCTGAAGCCGATACTCGGCTGTACGAtgcatttcttttcaatacCCTCATCCGAGCCTACGCTCAAACTGGTCACTCGAAGGATAAAGCCTTGGCTTTGTATGGTATAATGCTTCATGATGCCATTTTGCCTAATAAATTCACGTACCCATTTGTGTTGAAGGCTTGTGCTGGTCTCGAGGTTTTGAATTTGGGCCAAACGGTTCATGGCTCGGTGGTGAAGTTTGGGTTTGATTGTGATATTCATGTTCAGAACACTATGGTTCATATGTATTCCTGTTGCGCCGGTGGGATCAATTCTGCCCGCaaagtgtttgatgaaatgccaaAGTCAGATTCTGTGACTTGGAGTGCGATGATCGGTGGGTATGCTCGAGTAGGGCGCTCCACTGAAGCAGTGGCCTTGTTTAGAGAGATGCAAATGGCGGAGGTTTGCCCAGATGAGATCACTATGGTTTCCATGCTTTCTGCTTGTACTGATTTGGGTGCCCTTGAACTTGGGAAGTGGATTGAAGCTTACATAGAGAGACACGAAATTCATAAACCAGTAGAGGTTAGCAATGCACTCATTGACATGTTTGCAAAGTGTGGTGATATTAGTAAAGCATTGAAGTTATTTAGAGCTATGAATGAGAAAACAATAGTTTCCTGGACTTCTGTTATTGTTGGCATGGCAATGCATGGCCGTGGTCAAGAGGCCACTTGTTTATTTGAGGAGATGACAAGTTCTGGTGTAGCTCCAGATGATGTCGCCTTTATTGGCTTGCTTTCTGCTTGTAGCCATTCGGGACTAGTAGAAAGAGGTAGAGAATATTTCGGTTCTATGATGAAGAAATACAAACTTGTTCCTAAGATAGAACATTATGGATGCATGGTGGACATGTATTGCAGGACTGGACTTGTGAAAGAGGCTCTTGAGTTCGTACGTAATATGCCAATCGAGCCAAATCCAGTAATCTTACGAACACTAGTCAGTGCCTGCCGTGGTCATGGTGAATTCAAGCTTGGAGAAAAGATAACCAAACTGCTAATGAAACACGAACCTTTGCATGAATCAAACTATGTGTTGCTCTCTAATATTTATGCAAAAACGCTTAGTTGGGAGAAGAAGACCAAAATTAGAGAGGTGATGGAAGTGAAAGGCATGAAAAAGGTTCCAGGGAGCACTATGATTGAGATTGATAATGAAATCTATGAATTTGTTGCTGGAGATAAGTCTCATAAACAGCACAAAGAAATCTATGAAATGGTGGATGAGATGGgtagagaaatgaagaaatctgGATACCGTCCTTCGACATCAGAGGTTTTGCTTGATATCAATGAAGAGGACAAAGAAGATAGTTTGAATAGGCATAGTGAAAAACTAGCTATTGCATTTGGTCTTCTTAGGACTCCACCAGGAACTCCAATTCGAATTGTAAAGAATTTGCGAGTTTGCAGTGATTGCCACTCGGCTTCCAAGttcatttctaaaatttatgatCGTGAAATCATAATGAGAGACCGCAACAGGTTTCACCACTTCAAGTCTGGGCAGTGCTCATGTGGAGATTTCTGGTGA
- the LOC101218051 gene encoding transcription factor HY5, whose translation MQEQATSSAAASSLPSSSERSSSSALHLEVKEGMESDEEIRRVPEIGGESAGTSASGRDTGSVAGPDRVQVSREGQRKRGRSPADKESKRLKRLLRNRVSAQQARERKKAYLNDLEIRVKDLEKKNSELEERLSTLQNENQMLRQILKNTTASRRSGE comes from the exons ATGCAGGAGCAAGCGACGAGTTCAGCCGCCGCTAGTTCTCTGCCTTCGAGCAGTGAAAGATCTTCCAGCTCTGCTCTTCACCTCGAAGTTAAAGAAG GAATGGAGAGCGATGAGGAGATCCGGAGAGTGCCGGAGATAGGCGGGGAATCGGCGGGAACATCGGCTTCCGGGAGGGATACTGGTTCGGTAGCCGGTCCGGACCGGGTTCAAGTTTCTCGGGAGGGTCAAAGGAAAAGAGGGAGAAGTCCGGCTGATAAAGAAAGCAAGAGACTCAAGAG ATTGCTGAGGAATAGGGTATCGGCACAGCAAGcaagggagagaaaaaaggcGTATTTGAATGATTTAGAGATAAGGGTGAAGgatttggagaagaagaacTCTGAACTTGAAGAAAGGCTTTCCACTTTACAGAATGAGAATCAGATGCTTAGACaa ATTTTGAAGAACACAACGGCAAGTAGGAGAAGCGGTGAGTGA